Proteins from one Planctomycetota bacterium genomic window:
- a CDS encoding sulfatase-like hydrolase/transferase has product MPDKCAAIEALNTTSPPFCQSIATIRPPRLIGLMFIIQKPADDYVRRDHDMFPTSRRITSSFERPYPFFPRLLAMAGVLMLLAAMPAHAVEPTPRPNIVIILADDLGYGDPHCNNPESKIPTPNIDKFAASGLRFTDGHSSSGVCSPSRYTLLTGRYHWRTRLTRGIVGLWENPLIAPDRMTLASMLKANGYTTGAIGKWHLGWDWPIEKGERSAFRQAAHNANPTDKDREIWKAVFSRAIAGGPTTRGFDTYFGTDVPNWPPYCFIENDHTLGIPSDFLPPRQFEGHLASQQGPALKDWDFDAILPTLADRAEKFIVNNAKARKPFFLYLPLTAPHTPLAVTPEWRGKSGMIPYSDFVMETDAIIGRVLAAIDASGEADQTLVILTSDNGCAPYIGVDRMEKMGHHASGPLRGYKGDAWEGGHRVPFIIRYPGVTKPGTVTHQLAEHADFMATFAEIVGYKLPPTAGEDSVSLLPILRGEDHPVRDSAISQGLNGLFAIRKGDFKLILGKGSGGWSNGVAKQPGQLYHITDDIGETKNIYDTQPSIVTELKTLLAHQVESGRSTPGPDQPNDRNISWDNTHDPDTAPTKSNEPED; this is encoded by the coding sequence ATGCCGGATAAGTGTGCTGCGATCGAGGCATTAAACACGACTTCGCCGCCGTTCTGTCAGAGCATCGCCACGATTCGCCCGCCGCGTCTGATTGGGTTAATGTTCATAATACAAAAACCCGCCGACGACTATGTACGAAGGGATCATGACATGTTTCCGACCTCTCGCCGCATCACCTCCTCTTTTGAAAGGCCGTATCCGTTCTTCCCACGCCTCCTGGCGATGGCGGGCGTGCTGATGCTTTTGGCGGCGATGCCCGCACACGCGGTCGAACCGACGCCGCGACCGAATATCGTCATCATTCTCGCCGACGATCTGGGCTACGGCGACCCGCACTGCAACAATCCCGAGAGCAAGATTCCCACGCCGAACATCGACAAGTTCGCCGCGTCGGGACTTCGCTTCACCGATGGTCACTCCAGTTCCGGCGTCTGCTCCCCTTCGCGCTACACGCTCCTGACCGGCCGATATCATTGGCGTACGCGCCTCACCCGGGGTATCGTCGGCCTCTGGGAGAATCCGCTGATCGCACCCGATCGCATGACGCTCGCTTCGATGCTCAAGGCCAACGGGTACACGACCGGCGCGATCGGCAAGTGGCACCTCGGCTGGGACTGGCCCATCGAAAAGGGCGAACGCTCCGCCTTCCGGCAGGCGGCACATAACGCCAACCCAACCGATAAGGATCGCGAAATCTGGAAGGCCGTCTTCTCCCGCGCCATCGCCGGCGGCCCGACCACGCGCGGATTCGATACCTACTTCGGAACCGACGTCCCCAACTGGCCTCCGTACTGCTTCATCGAAAATGATCACACGCTCGGCATCCCTTCTGATTTTCTCCCCCCCAGGCAGTTCGAAGGTCATCTCGCTTCGCAGCAGGGACCGGCCCTCAAGGATTGGGACTTCGATGCCATTCTTCCGACGCTCGCCGATCGCGCGGAGAAGTTCATCGTCAACAACGCCAAAGCGCGCAAGCCCTTTTTCCTGTATCTTCCGCTGACGGCCCCGCACACGCCGCTCGCCGTCACGCCCGAGTGGCGCGGCAAGAGCGGCATGATCCCGTATTCCGATTTTGTGATGGAAACCGACGCCATCATCGGCCGCGTCCTCGCCGCCATTGACGCTTCCGGCGAAGCCGATCAGACCCTCGTCATCCTTACTTCCGACAACGGCTGCGCTCCGTACATCGGCGTCGATCGGATGGAGAAGATGGGCCATCACGCCAGCGGCCCGCTGCGCGGGTACAAGGGCGATGCATGGGAAGGCGGGCATCGCGTGCCCTTCATCATCCGTTACCCCGGCGTGACGAAACCGGGAACAGTGACCCACCAGCTCGCCGAGCATGCCGATTTCATGGCGACTTTCGCCGAAATCGTCGGCTACAAACTCCCGCCGACGGCCGGCGAAGACTCCGTCAGTCTCCTGCCGATCCTCCGCGGCGAGGATCACCCCGTCCGCGACTCGGCGATCAGTCAGGGTCTCAACGGTCTGTTCGCCATCCGCAAGGGCGACTTCAAACTGATCCTCGGCAAGGGTTCCGGCGGTTGGAGCAACGGCGTCGCCAAACAGCCCGGTCAGCTTTATCACATCACCGACGACATCGGCGAAACGAAGAACATCTACGACACCCAGCCGTCCATCGTCACCGAGCTCAAAACGCTCCTCGCGCATCAGGTCGAATCCGGCCGCTCCACGCCCGGACCCGATCAACCCAACGATCGCAACATTTCATGGGACAACACCCACGACCCCGACACCGCCCCGACGAAATCGAACGAACCCGAAGATTGA
- a CDS encoding prepilin-type N-terminal cleavage/methylation domain-containing protein — MNDASIHSETRPATRLAAQCAFTLIELLVVVAIIALLIAILLPSLQRATAISRMVVCRTQQRQVGIAFFMFAGEHRQILPGGVWWRWSALNPYEAQPWFGAEVGEKAHAVFGWNHTGLLAPYIGLDTPPGQSIPHQFTRLYRCPGLRDGVLNSGIGSNGFFDYSVPGTWAGAYLDQIRTTARVRDPKLGTWTNVPTPLMFEEDPANHINFVNVEMTTGNTDQLGIWHPDGMSNYACFDGSAAAVPFTESGANMYDWLVRTPHGSEVDLSSEPGYGYGSWRLR, encoded by the coding sequence ATGAATGACGCATCGATCCATTCTGAAACACGCCCGGCGACGCGCCTCGCCGCTCAATGCGCCTTCACGTTGATCGAGCTGCTCGTCGTCGTCGCCATCATCGCGCTGCTGATCGCGATTCTTTTGCCGAGTCTTCAGCGCGCGACGGCGATTTCTCGCATGGTCGTCTGCCGCACGCAGCAGCGGCAGGTCGGCATCGCCTTCTTCATGTTCGCCGGGGAGCACCGGCAGATTCTGCCCGGCGGCGTGTGGTGGCGATGGAGCGCGCTCAATCCTTATGAAGCACAACCCTGGTTCGGCGCGGAAGTCGGCGAGAAGGCGCATGCCGTCTTCGGATGGAACCACACCGGCCTGCTCGCCCCGTACATCGGCCTCGACACCCCGCCGGGACAGTCCATTCCGCATCAGTTCACGCGTCTGTACCGCTGCCCCGGCCTGCGCGACGGCGTGCTCAACAGCGGCATCGGGTCCAACGGCTTCTTCGACTACTCCGTCCCCGGGACATGGGCCGGTGCCTATCTCGATCAGATTCGCACCACAGCGCGCGTCCGCGATCCGAAGCTCGGCACATGGACCAATGTCCCCACGCCGCTCATGTTCGAAGAAGACCCTGCCAACCACATCAATTTCGTCAACGTCGAGATGACGACCGGCAATACCGACCAACTCGGCATCTGGCATCCCGACGGGATGAGCAACTACGCCTGCTTCGACGGCTCCGCCGCCGCCGTCCCGTTCACCGAGTCCGGCGCCAACATGTACGACTGGCTTGTCCGCACGCCCCACGGCTCGGAAGTCGATCTCTCCAGCGAGCCGGGCTATGGCTACGGGTCGTGGCGTTTGCGCTGA
- a CDS encoding sigma-70 family RNA polymerase sigma factor, with the protein MHLFTAHQRRLYGFIRSLVANPADAEDLVQQTVTILWRKFDTFEPGSDFAAWALATARLEVMNFRRRASAKQTLFDDQLFEQLADEAAAVHEQYDARREALAVCLTKLPEESRRLIGMFYEKEMPIDRIAREIERSDKTVYRLIAKAHHLLLACIRKTVAEL; encoded by the coding sequence ATGCACCTGTTCACCGCCCATCAGCGGCGGCTTTACGGATTCATCCGCTCGCTGGTCGCCAATCCGGCCGACGCGGAGGACCTGGTGCAGCAGACGGTGACGATCCTGTGGCGGAAGTTTGATACGTTCGAACCCGGGTCGGACTTCGCGGCGTGGGCGCTGGCGACGGCGCGGCTGGAGGTCATGAACTTCCGCAGGCGAGCGTCGGCCAAACAGACGCTCTTCGACGATCAGCTTTTCGAGCAGCTCGCTGACGAGGCGGCGGCGGTGCACGAGCAGTACGACGCGCGACGCGAAGCGCTGGCGGTATGTCTGACCAAACTGCCCGAAGAGTCACGCCGGCTCATCGGCATGTTCTACGAAAAGGAAATGCCCATCGACCGCATCGCCCGCGAGATCGAGCGATCAGACAAGACCGTCTACCGGCTTATCGCCAAGGCGCATCACCTGCTGCTGGCGTGCATCCGCAAAACGGTGGCGGAACTGTAA
- a CDS encoding homoaconitate hydratase family protein has product MTMTEQILARHAGKTEVRPGDNIWVDVDVLMTHDVCGPGTIGIFKERFGPNAKVWDPSRVVIIPDHYIFTANEICHRNIQILRDFVREQGLRYYYDPEFVKNEPGMPNPYRDPTKTNYKGVCHKALPEEGHIRPGEILLGTDSHTCTAGAFGQFATGVGNTDAAFTLGTGKTWLKVPPTMKFTFHGQIPPYLTAKDLILAVIGEISVSGATYKSMYFTGEGIGSLTLEDRMTLTNMAIEAGGKNGICDVDEKTLNYVKARSNRPEWHVVVEDDGAAYCYEHTWDLGTMEPMVAKPHSPDNKDLARNCTEVKLDRAYIGSCTGGKITDMIFAAALLNGHSVRIPTFVVPGSTEVHADMQRLNVKGETKKPGEKSIQDILQDAGCQVGPSGCAACLGGPADTFGRLNEPINCISTTNRNFPGRMGHKEAGVFLASPLTVAASALTGHVTDPREYISEPIATGSAGLV; this is encoded by the coding sequence ATGACGATGACCGAGCAGATTCTGGCCCGCCACGCCGGTAAAACCGAGGTCCGCCCCGGCGATAATATCTGGGTCGACGTCGATGTCCTTATGACCCACGACGTCTGCGGGCCCGGCACGATCGGCATCTTCAAGGAACGCTTCGGCCCGAACGCCAAGGTCTGGGACCCGAGCCGCGTCGTCATCATCCCGGACCATTACATCTTCACTGCCAACGAAATCTGTCACCGCAACATTCAGATCCTCCGTGACTTCGTCCGTGAGCAGGGTCTGCGGTATTACTACGACCCCGAGTTCGTCAAGAACGAACCGGGCATGCCCAATCCCTACCGCGACCCGACCAAGACGAACTACAAGGGCGTCTGTCACAAGGCGCTGCCCGAAGAAGGTCACATCCGCCCCGGCGAAATTCTGCTGGGCACGGACAGCCATACCTGCACCGCCGGCGCGTTCGGCCAGTTCGCCACGGGCGTCGGCAATACCGACGCCGCGTTCACCCTCGGCACCGGCAAGACCTGGCTCAAGGTGCCGCCGACGATGAAGTTCACGTTCCATGGCCAAATCCCCCCGTACCTGACCGCCAAGGACCTCATCCTCGCCGTCATCGGCGAGATCAGCGTCTCTGGCGCGACCTACAAGAGCATGTACTTCACCGGCGAAGGCATCGGCTCGCTGACGCTCGAAGACCGCATGACGCTGACGAACATGGCGATCGAAGCCGGCGGGAAGAACGGCATCTGTGATGTCGATGAAAAAACGCTCAACTACGTCAAGGCCCGGTCGAACCGGCCCGAGTGGCACGTCGTCGTTGAAGATGACGGCGCGGCGTATTGCTACGAACATACGTGGGACCTTGGCACGATGGAGCCGATGGTCGCCAAGCCGCACAGCCCGGACAACAAGGACCTGGCGCGGAACTGCACGGAGGTGAAGCTCGACCGCGCATACATCGGCTCCTGCACCGGCGGAAAGATCACCGACATGATCTTCGCCGCCGCCCTGCTCAATGGGCACAGCGTCAGGATTCCGACGTTCGTCGTGCCCGGCTCGACGGAGGTCCACGCCGACATGCAGCGCCTCAACGTCAAGGGCGAAACGAAAAAGCCCGGCGAAAAGTCGATTCAGGACATTCTCCAGGACGCCGGCTGTCAGGTCGGCCCCTCCGGCTGCGCCGCGTGCCTCGGCGGCCCCGCCGACACGTTCGGCCGCCTCAACGAACCCATCAACTGCATCAGCACCACCAACCGCAACTTCCCCGGCCGCATGGGCCACAAGGAAGCCGGCGTCTTCCTCGCCAGCCCCCTCACCGTCGCCGCGTCCGCCCTGACCGGCCACGTCACCGACCCCCGCGAATACATCTCCGAACCCATCGCGACGGGCTCGGCGGGATTGGTGTGA
- a CDS encoding BrnT family toxin, with product MRFEWDAGKARSNAAKHGITFDEAATVFTDPTGLLMPDPEHSSEAEDRAVLLGYSDRLRLLVVVHVEFSNETIRIISARRATNRESEQYHRRLA from the coding sequence ATGCGGTTCGAATGGGATGCCGGCAAGGCGCGGAGTAATGCCGCCAAGCACGGCATCACATTTGACGAGGCAGCGACTGTATTCACAGATCCGACGGGCCTGTTGATGCCGGACCCCGAGCATTCTTCGGAAGCCGAAGATCGTGCGGTGCTTCTGGGATACAGCGACCGGCTACGGTTGCTAGTCGTTGTGCATGTGGAATTCAGCAATGAAACCATCCGCATCATTAGCGCACGTCGCGCAACGAATCGTGAATCTGAGCAATATCACCGACGGTTGGCCTAG
- a CDS encoding DUF1508 domain-containing protein: protein MTMRDEYDFSNAMPNRYAQRMAAQPISTPTTRGEQPPTGVIQIYRDTRDEYRWRLVIANGEVLATSAQSYPNLDACHRAVDAFVRATAHPATTESGAA, encoded by the coding sequence ATGACCATGCGTGACGAATATGACTTTTCAAACGCGATGCCCAATCGGTATGCGCAGCGCATGGCGGCTCAACCGATTTCCACGCCGACGACGCGCGGAGAGCAGCCGCCGACCGGGGTGATTCAGATTTATCGCGACACGCGGGACGAATATCGTTGGCGCCTCGTGATCGCAAATGGCGAAGTGCTTGCGACCTCCGCGCAAAGCTATCCGAATCTTGATGCCTGCCATCGCGCTGTTGATGCATTCGTTCGCGCAACGGCTCATCCCGCCACAACCGAAAGTGGCGCGGCGTAG
- a CDS encoding isoprenylcysteine carboxylmethyltransferase family protein, with translation MQRKLFFTYGLACYGLFFGTYLYMAGFFGNFLVPRSIDGPVHAPLGEALAVNLVLMLAFGLQHSVMARPWFKKWWTRYIPEPIERSTYVLASCIALALLMWQWQPMGGVIWDIRSPVPRGIMYALFAFGWLAVPLVSLLINHFDLFGMRQVWLHNRGQQYTHLPFRTPLVYKHIRHPLYVGWAIAFWATPTMTVAHLVMAIGLTGYMLIAIPFEERDLIRFHGDNYTAYRTQVPALIPRLRSRL, from the coding sequence ATGCAACGCAAACTTTTCTTCACGTACGGTCTGGCCTGTTACGGTCTGTTCTTCGGAACATATCTGTACATGGCGGGATTCTTCGGCAATTTCCTCGTGCCGCGGTCCATCGACGGGCCGGTGCATGCCCCGCTGGGCGAAGCGCTGGCGGTCAATCTCGTGTTGATGCTCGCGTTCGGTTTGCAGCACAGCGTGATGGCCCGGCCGTGGTTCAAGAAGTGGTGGACGCGGTATATTCCCGAACCCATCGAGCGGAGCACCTACGTGCTCGCCTCGTGCATCGCGCTGGCGCTGCTCATGTGGCAATGGCAACCGATGGGCGGCGTCATCTGGGACATCCGCTCGCCGGTGCCGCGCGGGATCATGTATGCGCTGTTTGCCTTCGGCTGGCTCGCCGTGCCGCTGGTGAGTCTGCTCATCAATCACTTTGACCTGTTCGGCATGCGGCAGGTCTGGCTCCACAACCGAGGCCAGCAGTACACGCACCTGCCATTCCGCACGCCGCTCGTCTACAAACACATCCGCCATCCACTCTACGTCGGCTGGGCCATCGCCTTCTGGGCCACGCCCACGATGACCGTCGCGCATCTGGTCATGGCAATCGGCCTGACCGGCTACATGCTCATCGCCATCCCCTTCGAAGAGCGCGACCTCATCCGCTTCCACGGCGACAACTACACCGCCTACCGCACCCAAGTCCCCGCTCTGATTCCGCGCCTGCGGTCGCGGCTGTAA
- the mscL gene encoding large-conductance mechanosensitive channel protein MscL — MGFMQEFKEFAVKGNAMDMAVGIIIGAAFNKVVQSIVNDLIMPPIGMIIGGVDFKNLQIVLKDATVSDAGKEIPAVAIRYGMFLNTCIEFLIIAFSVFCIVKMMNRLIRKREKEEAAA; from the coding sequence ATGGGCTTCATGCAGGAATTCAAGGAGTTCGCGGTCAAGGGCAACGCCATGGACATGGCCGTCGGCATCATCATCGGTGCGGCGTTCAACAAGGTGGTGCAGTCCATCGTCAACGACCTGATCATGCCCCCGATCGGAATGATCATCGGCGGCGTGGATTTCAAGAATTTGCAGATCGTGCTCAAGGACGCAACGGTGTCGGACGCTGGCAAGGAGATTCCCGCCGTAGCGATCCGTTACGGCATGTTCCTCAATACGTGTATCGAATTTCTGATCATCGCGTTCTCCGTGTTCTGCATCGTGAAGATGATGAACCGGCTGATCCGCAAGCGCGAAAAAGAAGAAGCGGCGGCGTGA
- a CDS encoding ribosome assembly RNA-binding protein YhbY, translating into MSMGLTSKQRRVLRAHGQRLKDDAHLGKAGPTDAFLAHVGTLLDRKELVKLRFDDVDGADRQALADEVSAMLQAECAGVVGRTMLLYRANESLDDAKRIALD; encoded by the coding sequence GTGAGCATGGGTCTGACGAGCAAACAGCGCCGGGTCCTGCGGGCGCACGGGCAACGACTCAAGGACGATGCGCACCTGGGCAAGGCGGGGCCGACCGATGCGTTCCTCGCCCATGTCGGGACGCTGCTGGACCGCAAGGAGCTCGTGAAGCTGCGCTTTGACGATGTGGACGGCGCGGACCGGCAGGCGCTGGCGGACGAAGTCAGCGCGATGCTCCAAGCCGAATGCGCCGGCGTGGTCGGGCGCACGATGCTCCTCTACCGCGCCAACGAATCGCTCGACGACGCGAAGCGCATCGCGCTGGATTGA
- a CDS encoding rubrerythrin encodes MTTATKIKKKQTLSDAERDQIVAALQHSYNMEIETVANYVANSIHLDGLLATEVKESLAKDVTEELGHAHRVAHRIKILGGQIPGSQNLKMEQTSLQPPESTIDVESVIRGVIEAEDAAIDQYQKIIEMTSDIVDPVTQDMAIQLKGEEEEHRREFVGFLREYESFRKMLK; translated from the coding sequence ATGACCACCGCAACAAAAATCAAAAAAAAGCAGACCCTCTCCGACGCCGAGCGCGATCAGATCGTCGCGGCCCTGCAGCACAGCTACAACATGGAGATCGAGACGGTCGCCAACTACGTCGCCAACTCGATCCACCTCGACGGCCTGCTCGCCACCGAAGTCAAGGAATCGCTCGCCAAGGACGTGACGGAGGAACTCGGTCATGCCCATCGCGTGGCGCACCGGATCAAGATTCTCGGCGGGCAGATTCCCGGATCGCAAAATCTGAAGATGGAGCAAACCTCGCTTCAGCCGCCCGAGAGCACGATCGACGTCGAGTCGGTGATCCGCGGCGTGATCGAGGCCGAGGACGCCGCCATCGATCAGTACCAGAAGATCATCGAGATGACCAGCGACATCGTGGACCCGGTGACGCAGGACATGGCGATCCAGCTCAAGGGCGAGGAAGAGGAGCACCGCCGCGAATTCGTCGGCTTCCTCCGCGAGTACGAATCGTTCCGCAAGATGCTCAAATGA
- a CDS encoding sulfatase-like hydrolase/transferase has translation MQFKHLSMLAVLLTMCVPAMRSQGAEKPNILYIFADDLCFETINALGYSEVQTPNLDRLVTEGTTFTHAYNMGAWQGAVCVSSRTMLNTGRFLWRADAVKDHLGEEAKGHRMWSQIMSDAGYETYMTGKWHVRIEPKSIFDHVKDERPGMPNQTPAGYNRPVEGEPMKWHPWDEEYGGYWKGGKHWSEVLRDDTLEFIDAAKNSDKPCFMYIAFNAAHDPRQSPKEYVERYKLDDIAVPVNFMPVNPFHEAMGLGPASPKALRDEALAPFPRTDYAVKVNRQEYYALITHMDTQIGMILDALDKSGKRDNTWIIFTADHGLAVGQHGLMGKQSMYDHSVRVPFMIVGPGVAKGAKIDTRIYLQDAMATAIDLAGAPKPEHVEFKSLLPLLHGEKDAHYGQTIYGAYMHFQRMITDGDWKLILYPNAKSVLLFNITDDPNELHNLADDASQKARIHGLFEKLLELQKQMDDKLDLKATYPSL, from the coding sequence ATGCAATTCAAGCACTTATCGATGCTCGCCGTGCTGCTGACGATGTGTGTCCCCGCAATGCGTTCGCAGGGCGCGGAAAAACCCAACATTCTTTACATCTTCGCCGACGATCTGTGCTTCGAGACGATCAACGCGCTGGGTTATTCGGAGGTGCAGACGCCGAATCTCGATCGTCTGGTGACCGAAGGCACGACGTTCACGCATGCGTACAACATGGGCGCGTGGCAAGGCGCGGTGTGCGTGTCGAGCCGGACGATGCTCAACACCGGGCGATTCCTCTGGCGCGCCGACGCGGTCAAGGACCATCTGGGCGAGGAGGCGAAAGGGCATCGGATGTGGTCGCAGATCATGAGCGATGCGGGCTACGAGACATACATGACGGGCAAATGGCACGTACGGATCGAACCCAAGAGCATTTTCGATCACGTCAAGGACGAACGGCCGGGGATGCCCAATCAGACGCCCGCCGGGTACAACCGCCCCGTCGAAGGCGAGCCGATGAAGTGGCATCCGTGGGACGAGGAGTACGGCGGATACTGGAAAGGCGGCAAGCACTGGTCGGAGGTGCTGCGCGACGACACCCTCGAGTTCATCGACGCCGCCAAAAATTCCGACAAGCCGTGCTTCATGTACATCGCGTTCAACGCCGCGCACGATCCTCGGCAGTCGCCCAAGGAATACGTCGAGCGCTACAAGCTCGACGACATCGCGGTGCCGGTGAACTTCATGCCGGTCAATCCGTTTCACGAAGCGATGGGCCTCGGGCCGGCATCGCCCAAGGCGCTGCGCGACGAGGCGCTGGCGCCGTTTCCGCGGACGGACTACGCCGTCAAGGTCAATCGGCAGGAGTATTACGCGCTGATCACGCACATGGATACGCAGATCGGCATGATTCTCGACGCGCTGGACAAGAGCGGGAAGCGCGACAATACATGGATCATCTTCACCGCCGATCACGGGCTGGCCGTCGGGCAGCACGGGCTCATGGGCAAGCAGAGCATGTATGACCACAGCGTGCGCGTGCCGTTCATGATCGTCGGGCCGGGCGTGGCGAAGGGCGCGAAGATCGACACGCGCATCTATCTGCAGGACGCCATGGCGACCGCCATTGACTTGGCCGGTGCGCCCAAGCCCGAGCATGTGGAGTTCAAGAGTCTGCTGCCGCTGCTGCATGGCGAAAAAGATGCGCACTACGGCCAGACGATCTACGGCGCCTACATGCACTTTCAGCGCATGATCACCGATGGGGACTGGAAGCTGATTCTTTATCCCAACGCCAAATCGGTGCTGCTCTTTAACATCACCGACGATCCGAACGAACTGCACAACCTCGCCGACGATGCGAGCCAGAAGGCGCGGATCCACGGGCTGTTCGAGAAGCTGCTCGAATTGCAGAAGCAGATGGACGACAAGCTCGACCTGAAAGCGACGTACCCCTCGCTGTAA
- a CDS encoding peptidylprolyl isomerase yields MKTATIETTRGTIRLELFADQAPKTVANFEKLANDGFYNGLKFHRVIPDFMVQTGCPQGTGTGGPGYKFADEPSALKLKHSGPGILSMANAGPNTNGSQFFITHLKTDWLDGKHAVFGKVLEGQEVVDAIKQGDKMVKVTIADE; encoded by the coding sequence ATGAAGACCGCCACCATCGAAACCACCCGCGGCACCATCCGCCTCGAACTCTTCGCCGACCAAGCCCCCAAGACCGTCGCCAATTTCGAGAAGCTCGCCAACGACGGCTTCTACAACGGGCTCAAGTTCCACCGCGTCATCCCGGATTTTATGGTCCAGACCGGCTGCCCGCAGGGGACCGGCACCGGCGGGCCCGGCTACAAGTTCGCCGATGAGCCGTCCGCCCTGAAGCTCAAGCACTCGGGCCCCGGCATCCTCTCGATGGCCAACGCCGGGCCGAACACCAACGGCTCCCAGTTCTTCATCACCCATCTCAAAACCGACTGGCTCGACGGCAAACACGCCGTCTTCGGCAAGGTCCTGGAAGGCCAGGAAGTCGTCGACGCCATCAAGCAGGGTGACAAGATGGTCAAAGTCACCATCGCCGACGAATGA
- a CDS encoding phosphohydrolase, whose amino-acid sequence MDNCRMDWIQTYSGRQFFVLEPRVADIDIGDIAHALSLQCRFNGHCREFYSVAEHSVRVSHLLEGSDALWGLMHDAAEAYVADLPRPVKRQMPQFSEMEERVLKAIVESLGLAYPMPESVRRADDTLLATEQRDVMAPPPADWLLDPTLAPLAQRITPMNPAEAERAFLARYTQLTAHGVLT is encoded by the coding sequence ATGGACAATTGCCGGATGGACTGGATTCAGACCTACAGCGGGCGGCAATTTTTCGTCCTCGAGCCCCGCGTCGCCGACATCGACATCGGCGACATCGCCCATGCGTTAAGTCTTCAGTGCCGCTTCAACGGCCACTGCCGGGAGTTCTACAGCGTGGCGGAGCACTCGGTGCGCGTGTCGCATCTGCTCGAAGGTTCGGACGCGCTCTGGGGGCTGATGCATGACGCGGCGGAGGCGTACGTGGCGGACCTGCCGCGCCCGGTCAAACGGCAGATGCCGCAGTTTTCGGAGATGGAAGAGCGGGTGCTCAAGGCGATCGTCGAGTCGCTGGGGCTGGCGTATCCGATGCCCGAATCGGTGCGGCGGGCGGACGATACGCTTTTGGCGACGGAGCAGCGGGATGTGATGGCGCCCCCGCCGGCGGATTGGCTGCTGGACCCGACGCTCGCGCCGCTCGCCCAAAGAATTACGCCCATGAATCCCGCCGAAGCCGAACGGGCGTTTCTGGCGCGATATACTCAACTGACCGCACACGGAGTTTTGACATGA
- a CDS encoding STAS domain-containing protein codes for MSEAPPTPQPQPSVDRIVIFREEGVTRMSFPRDNVDGTTVREMYEMTAWLMDEDNLKLLIDFTDIPLVTSGAMGMLVTMRKKLMSTGGQMHVAIPNEMVLGSFKIMKLDIVLHLFDSVEAARGAFKA; via the coding sequence ATGAGCGAGGCGCCCCCCACGCCCCAGCCCCAACCGTCCGTCGACCGCATCGTCATCTTCCGAGAGGAAGGCGTGACACGCATGTCCTTCCCCCGCGACAACGTCGATGGAACGACGGTGCGGGAGATGTACGAGATGACGGCATGGCTCATGGACGAAGACAACCTCAAGCTGCTCATTGACTTTACGGATATCCCGCTGGTGACGTCGGGGGCGATGGGGATGCTCGTGACGATGCGCAAGAAGCTCATGAGCACCGGCGGGCAGATGCATGTGGCGATCCCCAACGAGATGGTGCTCGGATCGTTCAAGATCATGAAGCTCGACATTGTGCTGCACCTGTTCGACTCGGTGGAAGCGGCGCGCGGGGCTTTTAAGGCGTAA